The following are encoded together in the Humulus lupulus chromosome 5, drHumLupu1.1, whole genome shotgun sequence genome:
- the LOC133777826 gene encoding mitochondrial inner membrane protease ATP23: MAEKPAPNPGTTSSTSTSTSTSTSNGGKTIDECQDMIRRSLRTPMVKFLLEHLEKSGCAIGERFIKAVHCNKQIAGGYVRGEGIQVCSNHMNIQDEVNQVVIHELIHAYDDCRGANLDWANCAHHACSEIRAGHLSGDCHYKRELLRGSVKIRGHEQECVRRRVMKSVIANPYCSEAAARDAMEAVWDICYNDTKPFDRAP, translated from the exons ATGGCAGAAAAACCCGCCCCGAATCCCGGAACCACCTCCTCTacctccacctccacctccacctccacctccaaTGGCGGAAAAACCATAGACGAATGCCAAGATATGATTCGCAGAAGTCTACGGA CTCCGATGGTGAAGTTTCTATTGGAGCATTTAGAGAAATCTGGATGCGCCATTGGAGAAAGGTTCATCAAGGCCGTTCATTGTAACAAACAGATTGCTGGTGGCTACGTTCGCGGCGAAGGG ATTCAGGTTTGTAGTAATCATATGAACATACAAGACGAGGTTAACCAAGTTGTGATACATGAACTAATTCACGCTTACGATGATTGTCGTGGGGCAAATTTGGACTGGGCTAATTGTGCTCATCATGCTTGTAGTGAG ATACGTGCTGGCCATCTCAGTGGCGATTGTCACTACAAACGGGAACTTCTGAGGGGTTCTGTAAAGATACGAGGTCATGAACAA GAGTGTGTAAGACGAAGGGTTATGAAGTCAGTAATTGCAAATCCTTACTGCTCAGAAGCAGCTGCAAGGGATGCCATGGAAGCAGTCTGGGATATTTGTTACAATGATACCAAACCCTTTGACAGAGCTCCTTGA